Proteins from a genomic interval of Lysobacter arenosi:
- a CDS encoding polysaccharide pyruvyl transferase family protein, giving the protein MTDALRVGFTGYYGMRNFGDDLFGVLCSTASRLYWNAEPTLVGPTLVDLEGGSTWPRRFPLDLYGASGAAGKCSRLLSFARGVHGNDVLVMGGGSVITARESFRKPLMLWANRQRGLQLAAVGVSIGPFADRADEAIVAEYARHFSYLSVRDRRSYELALTLGLDRVTHHGRDLAGLLSLLVPTRSARIGMRADHGGPLHIGIAPCRYSPRPDHPAPTMDAWQDAMIEALATIALHTPLQVEVFSLNGHPHHGDQALAEDIQSRLRARGIDADLCLYRGDDPLAIVRDICRCDAFISARLHGAIVAYLCGVPFTIIDYHPKCRDFADDVGLPPQLRVSGELHGSDELVAAITTMLNDPDAQPALSPSVYAQQAQDIFQCAPWSSNQRARPNRGVDLRSGSAPGTHGMVP; this is encoded by the coding sequence ATGACGGACGCGCTTCGGGTCGGTTTCACCGGCTACTACGGCATGCGCAACTTCGGCGACGATCTGTTCGGCGTCCTTTGCAGCACCGCCTCGCGACTGTACTGGAACGCGGAACCGACCCTGGTAGGGCCCACGCTCGTGGATCTGGAAGGTGGCAGCACTTGGCCGCGACGCTTCCCGCTGGACCTCTACGGCGCCAGCGGAGCCGCGGGCAAGTGCAGCCGGCTGCTGAGCTTCGCCCGCGGCGTGCACGGTAACGACGTGCTGGTGATGGGTGGCGGCTCGGTCATCACCGCTCGCGAATCGTTCCGCAAGCCCCTGATGCTCTGGGCCAATCGGCAACGAGGCTTGCAGCTGGCGGCAGTGGGCGTTTCCATCGGTCCTTTCGCCGATCGCGCCGACGAGGCAATCGTGGCGGAGTACGCCCGCCACTTCTCTTACCTATCGGTGCGCGACCGCCGCTCCTACGAACTCGCACTCACCCTTGGACTCGACCGTGTCACCCATCACGGCCGCGACCTGGCCGGCCTGCTGTCACTGCTGGTTCCGACCCGATCGGCCCGCATCGGCATGCGCGCCGACCACGGCGGACCGCTGCACATCGGCATTGCACCCTGTCGTTACAGCCCGCGCCCAGACCACCCCGCCCCCACGATGGATGCATGGCAGGACGCCATGATCGAAGCGCTGGCGACCATTGCGCTACACACCCCGCTGCAGGTCGAGGTGTTCAGCCTCAACGGCCATCCGCACCATGGCGACCAGGCGCTCGCCGAAGACATCCAGTCACGGCTGCGCGCGCGCGGCATCGATGCCGACCTGTGCCTGTATCGCGGCGATGATCCGCTCGCCATCGTCCGCGACATCTGCCGTTGCGATGCGTTCATCAGTGCGCGTCTGCATGGGGCGATCGTTGCCTACCTGTGCGGCGTGCCATTCACGATCATCGATTACCACCCCAAGTGCCGGGATTTCGCCGACGACGTCGGCCTTCCGCCGCAACTGCGCGTTAGCGGCGAGCTTCATGGCAGTGACGAACTCGTCGCCGCCATCACGACGATGCTGAACGATCCCGATGCGCAACCGGCGCTTTCACCGTCCGTATACGCGCAGCAGGCCCAGGACATATTCCAATGTGCACCTTGGTCAAGCAATCAACGGGCGCGGCCCAATCGAGGGGTCGACCTTCGATCGGGAAGCGCTCCGGGAACCCACGGGATGGTGCCATGA
- a CDS encoding asparagine synthase-related protein, producing MGTQITMSPYYGTPDFTPLEAASASPPVDLVSVADLLRNAFVYPPFSILQGVRLVTFGFCPYDDMHTAPEFRFKFRNAGEVPEEPSSHQDWVLGYHRRLCDAVNRSCGNMHAPWLLQSGGKDSTTLAIALAEVRPDTTCITYLGGREEDEVESATRVARTLGLRHESLVCDPGRAYDRYLAVVDRMPLLTADFALLSCVDLGTEIAARGGDGIIDGLGADSYFGTPMSRRQHMLARLARDFSLSPRIAELPLVDRSFRLCYLLSTLQMNPIERAFPGSRFSNDEVDELFGRQIAGQSRQRLDLFLAEIGSATSPAEWRDMSTSIAGSAGAFAKGLYTASALSLQAAYPFCDLALREWIHREVPGYEKVDPKTKMNKLLIRQHIATRFGDLPYVQSKGSFRFDVRGLAQQRFDEVFEFARQAADILPGAAPWLERNRKRLDNKYHASKFYLLAIVLPWLESRRRTDRQVAAPPGADRPAPARAHAAQH from the coding sequence ATGGGTACCCAGATCACGATGTCGCCGTACTACGGCACGCCCGATTTCACCCCGCTGGAGGCGGCATCCGCATCGCCGCCGGTCGACCTGGTGTCGGTGGCCGATCTGCTGCGCAACGCCTTCGTCTATCCCCCGTTCTCGATCCTGCAAGGCGTGCGCCTGGTGACCTTCGGGTTCTGCCCGTACGACGACATGCACACTGCGCCGGAATTTCGCTTCAAGTTCCGCAACGCCGGCGAGGTTCCCGAAGAACCCAGTTCGCACCAGGACTGGGTGCTCGGCTACCACCGACGGCTGTGCGATGCGGTCAATCGAAGCTGCGGGAACATGCATGCGCCCTGGCTGCTGCAAAGCGGGGGCAAGGATTCGACCACGCTCGCCATCGCGCTCGCCGAGGTCCGGCCAGATACCACGTGCATCACTTATCTCGGCGGACGCGAGGAGGACGAAGTCGAGTCGGCGACGCGGGTGGCCCGCACCCTCGGCTTGCGCCACGAATCCCTGGTCTGCGATCCCGGCCGTGCCTACGACCGTTACCTGGCGGTGGTGGACAGGATGCCGTTGCTGACCGCGGACTTCGCATTGCTCTCCTGCGTCGACCTGGGCACCGAAATCGCCGCCAGGGGCGGCGACGGAATCATCGACGGACTCGGCGCCGACAGCTATTTCGGCACTCCGATGAGCCGTCGCCAGCACATGCTGGCCCGGCTCGCACGCGATTTCAGCCTGTCGCCGCGGATCGCCGAGCTGCCTCTGGTCGACCGCAGTTTCCGCCTTTGCTACTTGCTCAGCACCCTGCAGATGAACCCGATCGAGCGGGCCTTCCCCGGCTCGCGCTTCAGCAACGACGAGGTCGACGAACTGTTTGGCCGCCAGATCGCAGGCCAGTCCCGGCAGCGCCTGGACCTGTTCCTCGCCGAGATCGGATCGGCCACCAGCCCGGCCGAATGGCGCGACATGTCGACCTCGATTGCGGGTTCGGCCGGTGCCTTTGCCAAGGGCCTGTACACCGCCAGTGCACTGTCGCTGCAGGCAGCTTATCCATTCTGTGACCTGGCCTTGCGTGAGTGGATCCATCGCGAGGTTCCCGGCTACGAGAAGGTCGATCCGAAGACCAAGATGAACAAGCTGCTGATCAGGCAACACATCGCCACCCGCTTCGGCGACCTTCCGTACGTGCAAAGCAAGGGCAGCTTCCGTTTCGACGTCCGTGGCCTGGCGCAACAGCGTTTCGACGAGGTCTTCGAGTTCGCCCGGCAGGCGGCCGACATCCTGCCCGGTGCCGCTCCCTGGCTGGAGCGCAACCGCAAGCGGCTCGACAACAAGTACCACGCATCAAAGTTTTACCTGCTGGCGATCGTGTTGCCGTGGCTGGAATCGAGGCGGCGGACGGACCGGCAAGTGGCCGCACCGCCTGGTGCCGATCGCCCGGCCCCGGCGCGAGCGCATGCGGCGCAGCACTGA
- a CDS encoding polysaccharide biosynthesis tyrosine autokinase yields MRRELADAQAALNDFQSRTGTLDVAVQNKALLDQSIALDASIQQLLVQRADIASRFTTEHPVYESLQRQIGQFQSEKARLLSRLSQLPDTQQGLFRLNRDVEVTNQTYANLLDQAQQLNIARASAIGNARVIDSADVNMDSPAWPKPLLVVAGGTLLGAMFMVAFVLLRQMFRRGVEDPADIELLGLPVYASIPFSAKGHQIATRPRHFRRDTQRLLALRAPTDLAMEALRTLRTSLHFTRLEMKNNMLMIAAPSPGVGKTFVCANLAVTIAQAGQTVLLIDADMRRGTLHHAIGVRSEGGLSELISGQIDLEQALRKVPGTENMTFISRGLIPPNPSELLMHPRFGSMLEELAKLYDVVIIDTPPVLAVTDAAVIGHHVGTCLMVVRWGHNQQREIAMAKQRLEQNGVEVRGAIFNAVQKRGSGQYTYSYYDYQPLRNPSAAR; encoded by the coding sequence GTGCGCCGCGAACTGGCCGATGCGCAGGCCGCGCTCAACGACTTCCAGAGCCGCACCGGCACGCTCGACGTCGCCGTCCAGAACAAGGCCCTGCTCGACCAGAGCATCGCCCTGGATGCGAGCATCCAGCAGTTGCTGGTGCAGCGCGCCGACATCGCCAGCCGTTTCACCACCGAGCACCCGGTATATGAGTCGCTGCAGCGCCAGATCGGCCAGTTCCAGTCCGAGAAGGCCAGGTTGCTGTCGCGCCTGAGCCAGCTGCCCGATACGCAACAGGGCCTGTTCCGCCTCAATCGCGACGTTGAAGTCACCAACCAGACTTACGCCAACCTGCTCGACCAGGCGCAGCAGCTCAACATCGCCCGCGCCAGCGCGATCGGCAATGCCCGGGTGATCGATTCGGCCGACGTCAACATGGACAGCCCGGCTTGGCCGAAGCCGCTGCTCGTCGTCGCCGGCGGCACCTTGCTGGGTGCGATGTTCATGGTCGCCTTCGTGCTGCTGCGGCAGATGTTCAGGCGCGGCGTCGAAGACCCGGCCGATATCGAACTGCTCGGCCTGCCGGTCTACGCCTCGATTCCTTTCAGCGCCAAGGGCCACCAGATCGCCACGCGTCCGCGCCACTTCCGCCGCGACACGCAGCGCCTGCTCGCGTTGCGCGCGCCGACCGACCTCGCGATGGAGGCGCTGCGCACGCTGCGTACCAGCCTGCACTTCACCCGCCTGGAGATGAAGAACAACATGTTGATGATTGCCGCGCCGAGTCCTGGCGTTGGCAAGACCTTCGTCTGCGCCAACCTTGCGGTGACCATTGCCCAGGCCGGCCAGACCGTGCTGCTGATCGACGCCGACATGCGCCGCGGCACCCTGCACCACGCCATAGGCGTGCGTTCGGAAGGCGGACTTTCGGAACTGATCTCGGGCCAGATCGACCTGGAGCAGGCGCTGCGCAAGGTGCCCGGCACCGAGAACATGACCTTCATCTCGCGCGGACTGATTCCGCCGAACCCGTCCGAACTGCTGATGCATCCGCGTTTCGGCTCCATGCTCGAGGAGCTGGCCAAGCTCTACGACGTGGTCATCATCGACACGCCGCCGGTGCTGGCGGTCACCGATGCTGCCGTGATCGGCCACCATGTCGGCACCTGCCTGATGGTCGTGCGCTGGGGCCACAACCAGCAGCGCGAGATCGCGATGGCCAAGCAACGGCTGGAGCAGAACGGCGTCGAAGTCCGTGGCGCCATCTTCAACGCCGTGCAGAAGCGCGGCTCGGGCCAGTACACCTACAGTTATTACGACTACCAGCCATTGCGCAACCCGTCGGCGGCGAGGTGA
- a CDS encoding right-handed parallel beta-helix repeat-containing protein encodes MRRSTDMDLGRRRLLRNCVLPLLVMPLWAPLASLAADVTVRGRGPARIDVRTHGALGNGSRDDTDAFQSAIDTLPDSGGTVLVPAGDYLIDPVRSVRLRSRMHLQLAAGARLIAKANAAERAYVLNAQAVSDVEISGGRIIGERDSHLGTGGEWGHGIMIRGASKVTVHDLHVSHCWGDGISIGGSKIDGVVVPSRDVVIARVQCVGNRRQGLTIGRSRHVRVYDSSFTDTGGTLPGCGIDVEPDAGDIASDVVIANCQVMRNEGAGIQLYKRASNITIRDCTIEANRGHGVLAIAAEDCVITGNQIRQNGLGGIGLRPGTRNVSVTGNDFAANGPARSARASKPLTRNRHVSIAEKTQSIQVGDDNRYRN; translated from the coding sequence ATGCGGCGCAGCACTGACATGGACCTTGGGCGACGGCGATTGCTGCGCAACTGCGTGCTGCCATTGCTGGTGATGCCGTTGTGGGCACCGCTGGCGAGCTTGGCCGCCGATGTCACGGTGCGCGGGCGCGGGCCGGCACGCATCGACGTGCGCACCCACGGTGCGCTCGGCAACGGCAGCCGCGACGACACGGATGCGTTCCAGTCCGCCATCGACACGCTTCCGGACAGCGGCGGCACCGTGCTGGTGCCGGCGGGCGACTATCTGATCGACCCGGTGCGCAGCGTGCGGCTTCGAAGCCGGATGCACCTGCAACTGGCCGCGGGTGCGCGCCTGATCGCCAAGGCCAATGCGGCCGAGCGCGCATACGTGCTGAACGCACAGGCTGTCAGCGACGTCGAGATCTCCGGCGGGCGCATCATCGGCGAGCGTGACTCACACCTTGGAACAGGGGGCGAATGGGGCCACGGCATCATGATCCGCGGCGCCTCGAAGGTGACCGTGCACGACCTGCATGTCTCGCATTGCTGGGGTGACGGCATCTCCATTGGCGGCTCGAAGATCGACGGTGTCGTGGTACCTAGCCGGGATGTCGTGATCGCGCGGGTCCAGTGCGTCGGCAACAGGCGCCAGGGGCTGACCATCGGGCGCTCGCGCCACGTCCGCGTCTACGACTCGAGCTTCACCGACACCGGTGGCACCCTGCCCGGCTGCGGCATAGACGTCGAACCCGATGCCGGCGACATCGCCAGCGACGTGGTCATCGCCAACTGCCAGGTGATGAGGAACGAAGGCGCCGGCATCCAGCTCTACAAGCGCGCATCCAACATCACGATCCGCGACTGCACGATCGAAGCCAACCGCGGCCATGGCGTTCTGGCCATCGCCGCCGAAGACTGCGTCATTACCGGCAACCAGATCCGGCAGAACGGCCTGGGCGGCATTGGCCTGCGGCCTGGCACGCGCAACGTCAGCGTCACCGGCAACGATTTCGCGGCAAACGGGCCGGCCCGCAGCGCAAGAGCGAGCAAGCCGCTCACGCGCAACCGCCACGTTTCGATCGCCGAGAAGACGCAGTCGATTCAGGTTGGCGACGACAATCGATACCGGAATTGA
- a CDS encoding glycosyltransferase family 4 protein: MRIVFFANTDWYLYNFRLSTALQLKAHGADVVMVSPPGEFGERFDQHGIPWCQLSMDRASLNPFREMHTLRELVTVLRTHKPDLLHNFTVKCAVYGALAARVAGVPAVVNAVAGMGYVFASESAKARMLRPVVSMLIRASLGHGHSRVILQNPDDAQALTDARLVPGSKIRLIRSSGVDTERFRPCPRADTTQPLRVLLAARLLREKGVSEFAEASRLLQQQGRRIEFLLAGTPDPGNPSSITREEARAWHEQGLLQWLGHVEDMPGLLASVDVMALPSYYREGVPRCLIEGAAAGLALITTDLPGCREVVTRDGEDGLRVPPRDAACLASLLARLDDDRELLARLGASAREQALRHFDERLVIRRTLDVYEELLTVPLQARATVTG; encoded by the coding sequence ATGCGTATCGTCTTCTTCGCCAACACCGACTGGTATCTGTACAACTTCCGGTTGTCGACCGCGCTGCAGCTCAAGGCGCACGGTGCCGATGTCGTGATGGTCTCGCCGCCAGGCGAGTTCGGCGAACGCTTCGATCAGCATGGGATCCCCTGGTGCCAGCTGTCCATGGACCGGGCCAGCCTGAATCCCTTTCGCGAGATGCACACGCTGCGCGAGCTGGTGACGGTGCTGCGTACGCACAAGCCCGACCTCCTGCACAACTTCACGGTCAAGTGCGCCGTCTATGGCGCTCTTGCCGCGCGCGTCGCCGGCGTTCCGGCGGTGGTCAACGCAGTAGCGGGCATGGGCTACGTGTTCGCCAGCGAAAGCGCCAAGGCGCGGATGCTGAGGCCGGTGGTCAGCATGCTGATACGGGCAAGCCTCGGCCATGGCCATTCGCGCGTGATCCTGCAGAACCCCGACGATGCGCAGGCACTGACCGACGCGCGCCTGGTCCCGGGTAGCAAGATCCGCCTGATCAGGAGCTCCGGGGTCGATACCGAGCGTTTCCGGCCATGCCCGCGCGCCGACACTACGCAACCGCTGCGCGTGCTTCTCGCGGCGCGCCTGTTGCGCGAGAAGGGCGTGAGCGAGTTCGCCGAGGCATCCAGGCTCCTGCAACAGCAAGGGCGCAGGATCGAGTTCCTCCTTGCCGGCACTCCCGATCCCGGCAATCCCAGCTCGATCACGCGCGAGGAAGCGCGGGCGTGGCACGAACAAGGCCTGTTGCAGTGGCTGGGCCACGTCGAGGACATGCCAGGCTTGCTGGCCAGCGTCGACGTCATGGCCCTGCCCAGCTATTACCGCGAAGGCGTGCCGCGTTGCCTGATCGAAGGCGCCGCCGCCGGACTGGCGCTGATCACCACCGATCTTCCCGGCTGCCGCGAGGTCGTCACCCGCGATGGCGAGGACGGATTGCGCGTGCCCCCGCGCGATGCGGCATGCCTGGCCTCCCTGCTCGCGCGCCTGGATGACGATCGCGAACTGCTTGCAAGACTGGGCGCCAGTGCCCGCGAACAGGCGTTGCGCCACTTCGACGAGCGACTGGTCATCCGGCGCACGCTGGACGTGTACGAGGAATTGCTGACCGTGCCGCTGCAGGCGCGCGCCACCGTGACGGGATGA
- a CDS encoding lipopolysaccharide biosynthesis protein, which yields MKTMVAHGWRPAAMAISLLWLATLAGTVMVFLAQVVLARRLGPAEYGLFASSLATVTMIAPLAGFGLSQFRLKAYGSEGWAADRWLRPALRFSFVTTMVAIAGVVAWALWGNPVDADTRASLLLLTPVIIGVFAVDLIGSKLRLEERHRALAGWQLLMPSGRLAVALLAVGIAGIGARQVALGYGVVALLVAATAMPQLAAMNRGEMKLNGHGPRRAPPPSLETPGTWQLWSQAWAYGVAAALYPVFFQVSTVLLKYLDGNAQAGHYGVALAIMSALYLFPATVYQKYLLSRLHRWAVHDKPQFWRVYRLGNLAMLAMGLLTGLALWLLSPMLVSIAFGPAYADVVVLLSILAICAPIRFLSTSVGSALLTANHMRYRVLAMLVATVVAVALTWLLIPRLGAVGAAWATVVAEATLLLLMYLGVRRIRRPEAGAS from the coding sequence ATGAAGACGATGGTCGCGCACGGCTGGCGCCCGGCAGCAATGGCGATTTCCCTGCTCTGGCTGGCAACGCTGGCCGGTACGGTGATGGTGTTCCTCGCTCAGGTGGTGCTGGCGCGCCGTCTCGGCCCGGCCGAGTACGGTCTGTTCGCATCGTCACTGGCAACGGTGACGATGATCGCGCCATTGGCGGGATTCGGTCTCTCGCAGTTTCGCCTCAAGGCCTACGGCAGCGAAGGCTGGGCCGCGGATCGCTGGCTTCGCCCGGCCCTGCGCTTTTCCTTCGTCACGACGATGGTGGCCATCGCCGGCGTGGTGGCATGGGCGCTGTGGGGCAATCCGGTGGATGCCGACACGCGCGCGTCGCTGCTGCTGCTCACCCCGGTCATCATCGGCGTGTTTGCGGTGGACCTGATAGGCAGCAAGTTGCGCCTGGAAGAGCGCCACCGCGCCCTCGCCGGCTGGCAACTGCTGATGCCCTCCGGCCGCCTGGCGGTGGCATTGCTGGCAGTCGGAATCGCCGGCATCGGCGCGCGACAGGTCGCACTGGGCTACGGCGTCGTGGCGCTGCTGGTCGCGGCCACGGCGATGCCGCAACTTGCCGCGATGAATCGTGGCGAGATGAAGTTGAACGGTCACGGCCCCCGCCGGGCGCCGCCGCCATCCCTTGAGACGCCCGGTACGTGGCAGTTGTGGTCACAGGCCTGGGCGTACGGGGTCGCCGCAGCACTCTACCCGGTCTTCTTCCAGGTCAGCACGGTTCTGCTGAAGTACCTGGATGGCAACGCGCAGGCCGGCCACTATGGTGTCGCCCTGGCGATCATGTCGGCGCTGTACCTGTTCCCCGCGACGGTCTATCAGAAGTATTTGCTGTCGCGCCTTCACCGCTGGGCCGTGCATGACAAACCGCAGTTCTGGCGAGTCTATCGACTAGGCAACCTGGCGATGCTGGCGATGGGCCTGCTCACCGGCCTGGCGCTCTGGCTTCTCTCGCCGATGTTGGTGTCGATCGCGTTTGGTCCTGCCTATGCCGATGTCGTGGTGCTGCTGAGCATTCTCGCGATCTGCGCGCCGATCCGGTTCCTCTCGACGTCGGTCGGATCGGCACTGCTCACCGCGAACCACATGCGTTACCGCGTGCTGGCGATGCTGGTGGCGACCGTCGTCGCCGTAGCCCTGACCTGGCTGCTGATCCCGCGCCTGGGCGCGGTCGGCGCGGCCTGGGCGACGGTGGTGGCCGAGGCCACGCTGCTGCTGCTCATGTACCTGGGCGTGCGGCGGATCAGGCGGCCGGAGGCCGGCGCATCATGA
- a CDS encoding right-handed parallel beta-helix repeat-containing protein has protein sequence MNNRSKRAARASDHGHNGRREFLRRSFFAAVPGVLTATGMSRALAATGSTVEAAYNPPVRARGSAVFNVRNRGAYGDGIHDDTTAIQAAIDALPSDGGTILIPAGTYVIDPTRNLRLRSRMHLQLADGAILAAKRNSADRAYVVMVYKVSDVEISGGQIIGDRDNHLGTTGEWGHAIMVRGSSRVTIRDIHLSKCWGDGISIGGAMVTGKPAIPSQGVVIANVVSTGNRRQGLSIGRSSEIKVYDSEFSNNTGIAPGCGIDIEPDADDAGTTTTVHIENCLVRKNQGNGIQVYKRVSGVTIKSCTVEYNGGYGVLTISPVSGYIAQNKFQHNYLMGVMLRSTTKSFQVSGNTFRNNHTRMHGVNTATNPLVSMTGLVGGNNGNGAHIQATTDCVDLRVTTNQYAK, from the coding sequence GTGAACAACAGATCCAAGCGCGCCGCGCGCGCATCCGACCACGGCCACAACGGCCGTCGAGAATTCCTCCGCCGATCCTTCTTTGCCGCAGTGCCTGGCGTGTTGACCGCGACCGGCATGTCGCGGGCGCTGGCAGCCACCGGCAGTACCGTCGAGGCGGCGTACAACCCTCCCGTTCGTGCTCGCGGCTCGGCCGTATTCAACGTCCGCAATCGCGGCGCCTACGGCGATGGCATCCATGACGACACCACTGCCATCCAGGCGGCAATCGATGCGCTGCCGTCCGACGGCGGCACGATCCTGATTCCGGCCGGCACCTACGTCATCGACCCGACCCGCAATCTGCGCCTGCGCAGCCGCATGCACCTCCAGCTCGCCGACGGTGCCATCCTCGCAGCCAAGCGCAACAGCGCCGATCGCGCCTATGTGGTCATGGTCTACAAGGTCAGCGACGTCGAAATCTCGGGCGGCCAGATCATCGGCGACCGCGACAACCACCTCGGCACGACCGGCGAGTGGGGTCACGCGATCATGGTCCGCGGTTCCTCGCGAGTCACCATCCGCGACATCCACCTGTCCAAGTGCTGGGGCGATGGCATCTCCATCGGCGGCGCCATGGTCACCGGCAAGCCGGCCATCCCTTCGCAGGGCGTGGTCATCGCCAATGTCGTCTCCACCGGCAATCGCCGCCAGGGCCTTTCGATCGGCCGCTCCAGCGAGATCAAGGTCTACGATTCGGAGTTCAGCAACAACACCGGCATCGCCCCGGGCTGCGGCATCGACATCGAGCCTGATGCCGACGATGCAGGCACCACCACCACGGTGCACATCGAGAACTGCCTGGTCCGCAAGAACCAGGGCAACGGCATCCAGGTCTACAAGCGCGTCTCCGGTGTCACCATCAAGAGCTGCACGGTCGAGTACAACGGCGGCTACGGCGTCCTGACGATCTCGCCGGTGAGCGGCTACATCGCCCAGAACAAGTTCCAGCACAACTACCTGATGGGCGTGATGCTGCGTTCGACGACCAAGTCCTTCCAGGTGAGCGGCAATACGTTCCGCAACAACCACACGCGCATGCACGGCGTGAACACCGCGACCAACCCGCTGGTGTCGATGACCGGCCTGGTCGGCGGAAACAACGGCAACGGTGCCCACATCCAGGCCACCACCGACTGCGTCGACCTGCGCGTAACCACGAACCAGTACGCGAAGTAA